GAAGAGGAAGAGCAGCAGCGCAACCGCGAATTGAAGAATCAGCCCGGTGCAGCTACCCCGAGTGGCAACAATCTGGGTGATTTGATCCGGCAGAAGCTTGAGGACAGTGAATAAGACGCCCAACTTCAGCCAACGCCATCCGTTTCTCTTCGGATTCATGCTGATTGCAGCGGCCGTGGCCCTCTTTATGGGGGCCATGGCCGCTTTCTCGTATTGGTCCGGGCAGGGCGGGGGATGGGGCCAGCCCCAAATAGGGGTGGTCCATGTCCGCGGCGTATTGACCAACGCCCGGCCGGTCACGCATTGGATCGAGACCCTGCGGCAGAAAAACCGGGTCAAGGGCGTTTTGGTGCGCATCAATTCGCCTGGCGGTGTGGTTGCCCCCTCCCAGGAGGTCTATTCCGCGGTCAGTTCTCTGGCCGAAGACAAGCCGGTGGTGGTGTCCATGGGCTCTGTGGCCGCTTCTGGAGGGTATTATGTTGCAGTGGGGGCGCCGACAATTTTCGCTAACCCCGGGACCATTACGGGCAGTATCGGCGTCAAGGCGCAACTGAAGAATTTCAAGGGCCTTTTGGATAAACTCGGCATTGAGGACGAAACCGTGGTCAGCGGTCCGCTCAAGGACGCCACCTCGGCAGCGAAGCCGATGACTGAGGCCGAGCGGAAATACATGCAGGGCATGGTGGATGATATGCATGCCCAATTTGTCCAGGCGATAGCCAAAGGCCGGGATATGGATCTGGAAGTGGTTCGCCGGTTGGCTGACGGCCGGGCCTACACCGGCCGCCAAGCTAAGGACCTTGGTCTGGTCGATGCCCTGGGCTCAATGCAGGACGCATTGGACGTGCTGCGGCACAAAGCTCAGGTAGGAACCGACTATGCGCTGGTCGAAGGGCCGGAACGGGAACGGTCCTTGTGGCAATGGCTGTTGAGCACGGTCAGTATACAGTGGCCCGATATGACCGGGGAACCCCATTGGGAATTTCGTTATGAGTGATATACTCGACGCGCTACGTGAGAGAATTGAACATGGCGGGCGGTTGTCTCGCAGGGAGGCCGTGGAACTGGTCCAAGAAGCGACGGTCCACGACCTGGGCGAACTCGGACTTCTGGCCCGCGAACGACGCCACGGCCGTCAGGCCTATTATGTTTACAACCAGCATCTGAATTATACGAATATTTGTGAAAATCGGTGCCGTTTTTGCGCCTACAGCAAGCGGCGCGGTGAAAAGGGCGGTTTCACCTATTCTGCTGCCCAGGCCCGTGCCCGGCTTGAAGAACGCCAGGACGCCCCGATCCGGGAGGTGCACATCGTCGGCGGGCTCAACCCGGCCCTGCCCTACGAGTATTATCTGGAGCTGATCCGGACCGTGAAGCAGGCCCGGCCCGGTGCTCGGGTCAAAGCATTTACCGCGGTGGAAATCGCTTTTTTGGCCGATACGTACGGCAAATCGCAGACCACCGTCCTGGAAGAATTGATGGCCGCCGGTCTGGACGCCCTGCCCGGGGGTGGGGCTGAGGTTTTTGATCCGCAACTGCGGCAGAAATTGTGCCCGGAAAAGGTCTCTGGACAACGGTGGCTGGATATCCACCGCATCGCCCACGGGCTCGGTTTGCCCACGAACGCGACCATGCTCTTTGGGCATATTGAGGGCTGGGAGGAGCGTTTGGACCATCTCGAGGCGCTGCGCGAGCTCCAGGATGAAACTGGGGGCTTTCTGTGTTTCATCCCGCTTCCCTATCAGCCAAAGAATAACCGCCTCGGGGGCGTGGGGCCGGATGGACAGGACTATTTGCGCATGATCGCCCTGTCGCGCCTCTTTTTGGACAATGTGTCGCATCTCAAGGCGTATTGGGTCATGGCCGGCATCAAACCAGCCCAATTGGCTTTGTGGGCGGGGGCGGACGATTTTGACGGCACCCTGGTCGAAGAACGCATCGGTCACGCCGCTGGAGCAGAAGCCCCGGCCGGCATGACGGTGCCGCAACTCGAGCAGGCCATTGCCGCCGCCGGGTTCTCGGCAGTGGAGCGGGATACCTTTTTTCAGCCAGTGGCGACGGCGTAACAGCCAGTCGGAGCTCTTTTGGGGGGATGGCGCGGCCAATTGACGCTGGCGTCGTCTTGGGGTACCTGCCAAGAATCGTTGTGGGACAGTTCGTAAATCGGGAGGAGACGAAGATGGACGTTTTAGGCACGCTTTTTTCGAATATGGGTGAGAGCACGGTCCCGGGGATGTTCGGCGTCGGCGGCATCCTGGTGTATTTTGTGGTTATCGTGGGCGCCGCCTTGTTCCGGATCAAAGAAATCTATCAGGAAGAAGAGCACCACTGAGCCGACACCGGTCGTCATCATCAGAACTTTTCAAGGCGGAGCTCTATGGCCCCGCCTTTTTTTATGGTGCGCCCGGCAGGGCGCACCCACTTGGAGGTGAAAGTCCTCTACAGGCCCGACAAGGGGAACTGTTAGCCGGACGGCAAGGGTGTCCACCGCGAGGTGGGATCTGAAGGAAGCCGCAGGCAAAACGCTGGCCTGACGAACAGGAATCGCATACGAGGCGGCCATGCCGGGTAAGGAGTCCATTATCTTCAAAGCCCTGTACTTGTACGGAAAGCATGGACGTATATGCGGCGGGCATAAGCGTGAAGGTGGGTGCGCATTACCCGGGGAGGTCTGTCCGCCTGCCATGTGCTACCGGCGTCGCGAGGCGTCGGGACGGGCGGGCAGAAGTCAGCCGAGTGCATAGTAGGTCCCCCGACCGGACTGAAGGCCCGAACATCTAACACGGGACGGGAGCCCGAAATTTCGATGACGAACGGAGCCGCAGAAGGACGGGCTGGGACGCCCGTCGCCACACCCGAGGGTAGGGGACGGAATCCCCGAGAGTACGGTAGTGGTGCGTCAAGCGTCACGGCAACGAAGGAGTACTCCCATCCGGAGCAGCAGAGTTTGATGGAAGCGGTGGTCGGACGCGAGAACATGCTTGCGGCCTACAAGCGTGTACGCGCCAACAAAGGCGTCCCCGGAGTCGACGGCATGAGCGTCAACGACGTATGGGGATATTGCACGCTCAACTGGGCCCGAATCAAAGAGGAGTTGCTGGACGGACGGTACGAGCCGCAGCCGGTGCTCGGGGTGGAAATCCCTAAACCCGGCGGCGGGGTGCGCCAACTGGGCATCCCGACGGCGCTGGACCGCCTGATACAGCAGGCGCTGCACCAGGTGCTCTCCCCCATTTTCAACCCTCACTTCTCCGAATCCAGCTACGGCTTCCGGCCCGGTCGAAGTGCGCATCAGGCCGTGCTCAAGGCACGGGAGCATGCTGCCGCCGGCAAACGGTGGGTCGTGGACATGGACCTGGAGAAGTTCTTCGACCGCGTGAACCACGACGTGCTCATGGCGCGCGTGGCCCGCAAGGTGAAGGACAAGCGGGTGCTCGTCCTCATCCGGCGTTACCTGCAAGCGGGGCTGATGCAGGGGGGAATTGCATCGAAACGAAAGGAGGGCACGCCGCAAGGCGGCCCCCTCTCGCCGCTCTTGTCCAACATCCTTCTGGATGACCTGGACAAGGAGCTTGAACGCAGAGGCCACGCGTTCTGCCGATACGCCGACGACTGCAATATCTACGTGCAAACAAAACGGTCCGGCGAACGCGCAATGGCCTCGATCACCCGGTTTCTGACAGAGCGGTTGAAGTTGAGGGTCAACGCGGATAAGAGCGCGGTTGACCGGCCATGGAAAAGGAAATTCCTTGGGTACTCGATGACCTGGCATACGCAGCCGCGGCTCAAGGTTGCGCCCAGTGTGGTCAAACGCCTGAAACAGGCGGTACGGGAGGAATTTCGACGTGGGCGGGGACGGTCGCTCAAGAAGACGATAGACACCCTTGCGCCGAAACTGCGAGGCTGGATGAACTACTTCAAGCTGGCGGAGGTAAAGGGAGTTTTTGAAGAACTGGACATGTGGATTCGCCGCAGATTGCGCAATATCCTGTGGCGGCATTGGAAACGACCCTACGCCCGAGCAAGGAACCTGATTCGCCGGGGACTGACTGAAGAGCGCGCCTGGAAATCCGCCATCAACGGCCGCGGGCCATGGTGGAACTCCGGCGCATCGCATATGAACCAGGCATTCCCCAAGAAATACTTTGATTCACTTGGACTCGTGTCACTGCAAGATCAACTTCGCAAAGCTCAAAGTGTCAGGTGAACCGCCGTGGTACGGAACCGTATGCCCGGTGGTGTGAGAGGACGGGGGCCGCAAGGCCCCCTCCTACTCGATTCCTCCCTGGAGTGGAAAAATTGTGACCTGCCTGAGCCAGGGAGCTGAAGTGTGCCCAAACCACGGAAAAAGGGGGCGGGTGTAAATTGGGGAAAAGGCGAAGCAGGCTTTGTCTTGGGGGAACTCCTTGGGGCGCGCCCCGTCAGGAGGCCGGTTGTCCGTAGGTGTGCAGTTCCTCGACAAGCTGGAGCAAGTAGGCGCCGTAATCGTTTTTGGCCATGGGAGCGGCGAGTTCACGGACCTGATCCGGCGTGATGTATCCTTTGCGCAGGGCGATTTCCTCGATACAGCCGAGTTTGAATCCCTGGCGCTCCTGGATAGCCTGGACGAAGCTCGCGGCCTGGTGCAGGGATTCATGGGTCCCGGCGTCAAGCCAGGCGTACCCGCGGCCCAGGACTTCGACGTGGAGTGTGCCAGCCTGGAGATAGGCGGTGTTGATGTCCGTGATCTCCAGTTCGCCGCGTGAGGAGGGACGCAACTGTGCGGCGATCTCGGTCACAGTATTGTCATAGAAATAGATCCCGGGGACCGCATATTTTGACCGCGGCTTCTCCGGTTTTTCGACGATGCGCGTGGCCCGCCCATGGGCGTCGAATTCCACCACGCCGTACTGCCGCGGATCCCGGACTGGATAGCCGAAAACGATCCCCCCTTGTTCCAGGGCGGCACACCGCTGCAGGATCCGCGAGAGCCCTTCGCCGTAAAGCAGATTGTCTCCCAGGACGAGACAGACCGAGTCGTCGCCGATAAACTCCCGCCCGAGGACAAACGCCTGGGGCAACCCTTCCGGCTCCGGCTGGGTCTTATACGTCAAGCGAAGCCCGATTTGTTCGCCGCTGCCCAGAAGCCGTTCGAAACGGGGGATGTCCTGTGGTGTGGAAATGATCAGAATCTCCCTGATACCGGCGAGCATAAGCACGGAAAGGGGATAATAGATCATGGGTTTATCGTAGATGGGCAAAAGCTGTTTGCTCACGCCCCAGGTCAACGGATACAGCCGTGTGCCGGATCCCCCGGCGAGAATGATGCCTTTCATGGAAACTCCGTTCTCCAATACCGAAGCGAGTGACGCAGTGAGGACGTGGGCGTTGTTAGCTTGAAGGGCAGGGAAGGGCAAGAGGAGGCTGCGCTCCGGTGTTTTCTCGTGGGAGCGGCTGATTGCCTGCAGGACCAAGGCGCACCGTGAGAGGTGAGACTGGCGTCCCGCGCAGTTTCGCATGGGCTGGGCTGAGAAAAGAAGGCCCCGGCAGGACCGGGGCTGAGTATGTCAGTCTTCCCAGGAAATGCATTCGCTGGGGCAGCTGTCGATGGCCTCCTGAATCTGGTCTTCCGGGCCGCCTTCTTCCTTGATGACGTAGGCCTTCCCTTCGTCTTCGTCCATGGCGAAGACCTCAGGACAGATTTCGACACAGCTTTCACACCCGATGCATTCGTCGTGATCGATCACTACCTTGCTCATTCTGGCCTCCTTACTCAAAGTGTTTGACGCCCGGGGAGCCCGTGAACTCCCTCACGGCTCAGACGTATAGCACACAAGAAAAGCTGACAGCAATGGGCGCGATCGGAGAAAGTTCTCTGATTTTCCCGGCAGTGGGCCGGGACCCATGTACAGAGTACGACTCAAAAGTCTTGAGGCGTGAAGCGGTGCTCGGAGTGCATCGTGAGGGCATTACGCACCGGGCCCCAATTTCGGCCTCGCTCGTTTGCATGGACGTGCAGTGACGAAGAGCAGTGCACGTTTTGCAGTGGTCGTGGTTAGGCAGAAAACTTGGTTCTTTGATGGATCCTGTGGATTTTTGGAGTTTGCCGTCTCTTCTGTGTACCCACTTTCGGCCCGGTATTTTCTCAATCCCGCCAAAGGGGGATCCTTGCCCCCTCCGGACTCTCAAGTGGAACAGAACTCCAGGTGTCGAAGATGGCCCTTGTTGCATCAAAATCCGCCTGGGAGCATTCAGTTCGCGGTCCGGTTTCCCCCTTTTGGCGGGACCAAGAAAATGTGCGGGCCTTTCGCTCGAAGCACACAGAAGAGACGGCAAACTTTTGCGTCTGAAATTCCATGCCCTGTGACGAAGAGCCGAAAACTTGTAGGGAGTTCTTGGCAATGCGGTATTTACGCATCATCTCCGGTGGTCAGACCGGGATCGATCGGGCGGCCCTTGACTGGGCCCTGGAGAACGACGTGCCCTGCGGGGGGTGGGTACCTCGGGGCAGATGGGCGGAAGATGGCCCCGTACCCACGCGGTATCCGCTTCAGGAAACCGAAGTGGTGGATCCCGCTGTGCGCACTGCTCGCAATGTCCGCGACAGTGACGGAACCCTTGTCCTGTATGTGGGAAAACCGTGCGGAGGGACGGAGCTGACTATTCACTTCGCCCGCTGTGATACATGGCCGGGTGGCCCGCGGGCAATGTGCTGCGTGTCTCTGGATCGCGAGCAATGGACGGCCGCGGTTTCGCGGGTGGTGCACTGGATGCGGACGAATTGTATCTGCACTTTGAATGTCGCCGGCCCCAGAGAGAGCGAGGCGCCGGGGATTGAGGTCATGGGGCGGCAATTTCTCGATCTGTGCCTGGAGCCGGGAAGCGCATCTTGACAGGGGGTGTGAATTGGTCCATTGGTAGGACCAATTCAGGAGAGAGGGAACGGGATGGATTTCACGGTAACGCCGGCGCGCAAGCCCAAAGTGTATGAAGAAGTGGTGCGCCAGATCGAGGAGTTGATTGCCAGTGGTGCCCTGCGCGATGGTGACCGTTTGCCACCGGAACGGGAACTGGCTCAGCTGTTCAAGGTCTCGCGGAATTCCGTGCGCGAAGCGGTTTTTGCCCTGGAAAACCGCGGTTTGGTGGTCAGCAAGGTCGGGGCCGGAACCTTTGTCCGCGGCGCGGAACAGGACTTGATCGATCCTTTGGCCCGGGCCATTGAGCAGCAGCGGCAACGGCTGCACGAGATCTTTGAGTTCCGGCTGCTTTTGGAGCCGCAGATTATCGGCTTGGCGGCCTTGCATGTTTCCGGGGAACAACTCCAGGAATTAGAGGCCCTTGTAGCGGCCCAGGAGGCACGGATTGCCGAAGGCCTGCCCTGGGGGGATCTGGACAGCCGTTTCCACCGCCTGATCGTGCAGGCCTCGGGCAATCAGGTCCTTTGCAAGGTCTTCCAGCAATTGGATGCTATTCTGGACGAGGTCCGCGACGAAACGCTCCAGACGGCAAGTCGAGCCCGGGAATCCCTGGCGACCCACCAGCGCATCGTGGAAGCGTTGCGCCGTGGTGACCCCGAGGCCGCCTCACGGGAAATGGAGGACCACCTCATCGGGGTCGAGGAGGCCAAGGACCGGTCGTAACCACGAGGCGGTTCAATGGCCTTGCCCTGGGTTTTGAAGCCAGGGGGATGTCGGAGCCTATATGTGTCATGTTCAAAACAGGACCGGCTGAGATGTCGGTCCGTTGGAATGGAGGATCTGGTATGAAAGAGATCAAGGATACGGCCAGAGAGTTGATGAAAGGGTACTGCCGCGTCTGCCGTGTTTGTGACGGGAAGGCGTGTGCCGGTGAGGTGCCTGGCATGGGAGGATTGGGAACCGGGAGTGCCTTCCAATCCAATGTTACGGCATTGGCCGAGAAGCAGTTCAATATGCGGCTGCTCCACGAGGTCACCGAACCGGATACGAGCGTGGAGATGTTGGGCCAGACCCTGGATATTCCCGTGCTGGCTGCGCCCATCGGCGGCGTGTCCTTTAATATGGGCGGCGGCGTCAGTGAAGGGGAGTATATCCGTGCCGTCGTCAACGGGTGCAAGGCCGAAGGCACTCTGGGATGCGTTGGCGACGGCGTGCCCCCCTTTATCCACGAAGAAGGGTATGCGGCTATAGCGGAAGCAGGCGGCGCTGGGATCCCCTTTATCAAGCCCTGGGAAGACGAGGAATTGTACGAAAAAATGCGCAAGGCCGCTGACGCCGGAGCGTCCATCGTCGGCATGGATGTCGATGCCGCAGGACTGATCACGCTGCGGAAGATGGGCCGCCCGGTGTCCCCCAAACCGGCCCATGAACTGCGCAAAATTCGGGAAACGACTTCCATGCGGTTCATCATCAAGGGGGTCATGACACCGGACGAAGCCAAGCTCGCTGTAGAGGCTGGCGCTGACGGTATCGTGGTCTCCAACCACGGCGGCCGCGTACTGGACCATACACCGGGCGTTGCGGAGATCTTGGCCGGGGTCGCCGATGCTGTGCAAGGGCAGACCGCGATTCTGGCTGACGGCGGCGTCCGCACCGGGGGGGACGTCCTGAAGATGCTCGCCCTGGGTGCTGAGGCGGTCATGGTTGGCCGTCCCATCTCCATTGCCGCTGTGGGGGGGCTGGAAGACGGGGTGCGCGCCGCGTTGCAGCAAATGCGCACCGAACTCAAACAGGCTATGGTCCTGACCGGGACCGCGCGCGCTTCAGCCGTGCAGCCGCAGATCCTGCACAGCTGAGCGGAGGACTCCAATGATAACTGCTTTTGTGATGTATATTGCTCTGGGTGCCTTTGCCGGGGTGCTGGCCGGTCTCCTGGGGATCGGCGGCGGGCTCGTCATTGTGCCCATGCTGACGTTCATGTTCACGGCGCAGGGATTGCCCGATGCCTATATCCTGCACTTGGCCCTGGGGACGTCGCTGGCGACCATCCTGTTCACCTCCATCTCCAGTCTGCGGGCCCACAACCAGCATGGAGCGGTGAAGTGGCCAGTCTTCTGGCGCATCGCGCCGGGGATCATCTTTGGCACCTTTCTGGGGTCCTGGATCGCCGCGCAATTGTCCACGGACTTTCTCAAAGGATTTTTCGCCTGCTTTCTGTTTTATGTCGGCATTCGCATGCTGCGCGGCAGCAAACCCAAGCCGTCCCGGCAATTGCCCGGAACGCTCGGGATCTTCGGGGCCGGTAGCGGGATCGGGGTTTTTTCCAGCTTAGTCGGCATCGGCGGCGGGACGCTCTCGGTGCCTTTTCTTGTCTGGTGCAACGTGACCATGCATAAGGCTATCGGGACTGCGGCCGCCATCGGTTTTCCTATTGCCGTGGCCGGCAGTCTGGGATACCTGGTCAACGGCCTCGGCACAGAGGTTCTGCCCTGGTATTGTCTGGGGTTTATCCATATCCCAGCCCTTTTGGGCATTATTCTGGCCAGCGTTTTGACCGCGCCGGTGGGGGCGCGGTTGGCGCATAAACTGCCGGTGGCGCGGCTGAAAAAGATCTTTGCTGTGCTGCTGCTCTTTGTCGGATTGCGCATGCTCTGGACCCTGTTCTGATTGTGTCAGGCATGTTGCGGCGCGTTTGACACCGCCCCCTCTCACCTGTGCTTTTTGGTGGGAGGGGGCGTTTTGTGTTGGATGGGGTGAAAATTGTTCTCGGGCCGGGTCCGGAATTTTGCCCCTGGCCTGGAAAAAGGCGCGTGGTGTGGTTAGGGGGCGTAGCCAGGCCAAGCGGTCTGCGTCGTTGTTCCGTGCGCGTGTATTCCCGGGCGCAGGAGATTTCCAGGCCGTGTGCAAAACCCCCGGACCCGGTGTGGTGCTTCTTTTCCTGGGCCGGGTCCGGAATTTTGCCCCCGGCCTGGAAAAAGGCGCGTGGTGTGGTTTGGGGGCGTAGCTAGGCCAAGCGGTCTGCGTCGTTGTGCCGTCCGCGTGTATTCCTGGGCGCAGGAGATTTCCAGGCCGTGTGCAAACCCCCGGACCCGGTGTGGTGCCTCTTTTCCTGGGCCGGGTCCGGAATTTTGCCCCTGGCCTGGAAAAAGTCTGTTCGAAGGCGGTTCAGGATTCCTGCCTGCCGCGAAATTGGCCGTGGGAGAGGAATTCTATGGGGCTGACGGGAGCGTCTTGTCCAGGAGGTAGTCGTCCATGACAAAGCCGTGGCCAATGTCCTGGCAGATTTCCCGGCGGTGGGAAAACCCCATTTTTTCGTAGGCCCTGATGGAGGCGTGATTATTCTTGTTCACCGTGAGCCAGATGTATGGCGTGCCGAGCTCACGGCAGACCGATTCCACATGGTCCAGGGCGAAGCGGCCTAATCCGCAGCCGCGCCGGTCGCGCCGGATATAGATCTTGCTCAGAAAGAGTTCTCCCGCGGCGGTGTCTGGCACGACGCCGATATAGCCGACAGCTTGGCCTTTTTCATAGACCAGATCGTAGCGGGCCCCGGTGTCGATCTGAGCGGCAATGGCTTCGCGACTCTGAAATTTGGGAACCATGTACTCGACCTGAGCGGGGCCGATGATCGGTGTGTAGTGCTCATGCCAGATTTCGTGCGCCAAGGCTGCTACCCGGGCGATGTCGGCAGCGCTCTGAACGCAATGGATGTGGGGCATAGAGGAACTCCTTGCGATGAAAGAGGGGAATCTGGAGCCGTGAACTAAAGCCGGAATTGTGCCCTCAGCCTGGGAAAAGTATCTGGGCGGCGTTGGGGCGGGCCCAGCGTCCAGGCAAGGCCATGTGGCTCTCTGTATTGGCCATACCGGCGCCGGAGAGCCTCTTGGCTGCCGTTCTTACCCGTTCGTAACGACTTCTGCCAACCGCTCCAGCCACAGCCGGGTCACGGCTGGTTTTTCCAGAAGTCCTCTGAGCTCAGCTTGGGGAGCGAATCCGGCCGCCGTCAACCGTGACCGCCATGAGGTCGGTTCCTCCCCGGCCAAGTCACGTTGGGCGTGGGTGCCGATCAAGGTCAGCAGGGGGATGAGTCGTAATTGGGGCGTGCCGGGGTCCAGGCGTTGGAGCAGGTCGTCGAGTGTCGGCCAATACTCCATGCTCCCGAGCAGGATCCGCGGCTGACGCCAGGCGAGCCAGTGGGCCAGGGCTACATACAGGGCGTGTCCTGGTTCGGGCGAGCCGTGGGCCATATAGACGAGCTGGTTTTCCAGTCCCGGCGCTCCGTCTTCAGCGAGGAGCGCTTCTCCCAGGCGTGCGACGGAGGCAGGTTCCCACAACAGCGGTGCTGTGACGTGGCAGTCCGGTTTCTCCGGCAGATGGGCCAAGGCCCTGACGGTTTGCCGGATCGTTCCGTACTCTTTGCCCGGGATGACCTGTAAGGGGTGGACAATGATGCGTGTCGTGGCTTCCTGGCTCAACCTGGTGAGTACGGCGGGGAGACTGTCCACCGAGCCGCCCGCGTTTCTGCGCAGGGAACGCATGCGTTTGGAGAGAAACGCCCAGTGGATATCAGCCTGGGGAAAACGGTCCTGCACCGCCTCCTGATAGGTCCGCAGGGTTTCCAAGCCCCGTTGGCTGGCAGTGCCGAAGGTGGTGCAGACAATGGCGATCGAAGCGGTCATGAGGGGCTCGAGTCTCCGTGTTTGTGCGGCACACCGCCGCGGACATGGGCGTGGACATGGCTGTGCAGGGTGACATTGCCGTTGCATTCTAGTTGCCCGGCGTGCAATTCGCACAGCCGTGAGGTGGTCTGGTCCAAAAAGTCCCAATCGTGAGAAACGATAAGCAGAGCTGTGTCCAACCGTTCAAGAATATCGATCAGCCTGTTCCGGGCGTCGTGGTCCAGGTCATTGGTCGGCTCGTCAAGCAAAAGAGCCTGCGGGCGCATGGCCAAAACCGTTGCCAAGGCGACGAGTTTTTTTTGCCCCCCCGAAAGCGTGTGGGTCATGGCCTCGGCCAAAGCGGTGAGTTCGAGGTCGGCCAGGGTTTCCAGGGCTCTTGTCCGGGCGTGTTCCCGGGACAGGCCGAGGTTGCGGGGGCCGAAGGCCACGTCTTCCAGCACGGTGGGGCAAAAGAGCTGGTCGTCGCTGTCCTGGAAGACAAAACCGATATGCTGGCGCAACGTCCGCCAGTCCTCGCGGGTGTGGATCGGGCTCCCGGAAAAAAACACGTTCCCGTGCTGCGGCGCCAGCAGCCCCATGATCACCCGGAGCAAGGTGGTTTTCCCGGAGCCGTTGGGGCCGATGAGGCCGATGCGCTCCTGCGCCGGGAGAGAG
The sequence above is drawn from the Desulfohalobium retbaense DSM 5692 genome and encodes:
- a CDS encoding energy-coupling factor ABC transporter ATP-binding protein; protein product: MSAPSPLVRLQDIRFGFPGHTTPLFNDLEFSLPAQERIGLIGPNGSGKTTLLRVIMGLLAPQHGNVFFSGSPIHTREDWRTLRQHIGFVFQDSDDQLFCPTVLEDVAFGPRNLGLSREHARTRALETLADLELTALAEAMTHTLSGGQKKLVALATVLAMRPQALLLDEPTNDLDHDARNRLIDILERLDTALLIVSHDWDFLDQTTSRLCELHAGQLECNGNVTLHSHVHAHVRGGVPHKHGDSSPS